Proteins from a single region of Trichoderma asperellum chromosome 3, complete sequence:
- a CDS encoding uncharacterized protein (EggNog:ENOG41) — MFSKRPDTSSRSFSKSHKGSKSTSSFSTSFSKDSGITKKRHESRHRRPATSSSASFSEDTIMTSFSNLGSSIVTLVVGSEQRLFAAHENVLCSSPFFSNALRKLYTDPSTKRISLPEEEPEIFSSVLEYMYKGDYFPRLVHNKRRDCWELEPILNDDDRKAAESTLYHRGVDGDLLKDTVIYCAAERYGLDELKKLSLRKQGLQSGIQCSTILASARYAYANTPDNDSKLRAHYLALIIRSRSTFKRSGTMQLEMFNGGTQLFFDLFVALCNHVDDISSVQ; from the exons ATGTTCTCCAAGCGGCCCGACACTTCCAGCCGGAGCTTCTCCAAGAGCCATAAGGGATCTAAAtccacttcttctttcagCACCTCTTTCAGCAAAGATAGCGGAATCACCAAGAAGCGCCATGAGTCTCGCCACCGAAGGCCAGCCACGTCATCTTCCGCTTCTTTTAGCGAGGACACGATCATGACCAG TTTTAGCAACTTGGGCTCGTCTATCGTAACCCTTGTTGTCGGATCTGAACAGCGCCTTTTTGCTGCCCACGAAAATGTCCTCTGCTCAAGCCCCTTCTTCAGCAATGCTCTTCGAAAACTATACACCGATCCTTCCACCAAGAGAATTTCtcttccagaagaagaacctGAGATTTTTAGCTCAGTGCTGGAGTATATGTATAAAGGGGATTATTTCCCCCGCTTGGTGCACAACAAGCGACGAGATTGCTGGGAATTAGAGCCCATcctcaatgatgatgatagaaAAGCTGCGGAGAGCACATTATATCATCGCGGCGTTGATGGTGACCTACTCAAAGACACAGTCATCTATTGTGCCGCCGAAAGATATGGCCTAGATGAATTAAAGAAGCTATCTCTGCGCAAGCAAGGCCTTC AATCGGGCATTCAATGCAGCACTATCCTTGCCTCGGCAAGATATGCATATGCGAACACCCCTGATAACGACTCCAAACTGCGAGCCCACTACTTGGCTTTGATCATCCGGTCTCGCAGCACCTTCAAGCGAAGTGGCACAATGCAGCTGGAGATGTTTAACGGAGGCACGCAGCTTTTCTTCGATCTCTTCGTAGCCCTCTGCAACCACGTCGATGATATCTCATCCGTACAGTAG
- the CSN12 gene encoding COP9 signalosome (CSN) subunit (EggNog:ENOG41), with the protein MNDLFKGFAKAHAEQNGYLLAATLSPIASSGNPQRLRLIWKSSHSSSVKGDIKHFIKSNSSHQRSLDHEEVKGWVEVYAAYWNAIGDVVAVEDGKSTWTKVYESWKDVTSALIRGYNNFGFEAWTIPCLYVIGKYLRLFAIRSDTERSRSAGDNSGGTALIQDDFDPETEKQSQLRDCEQHLKRIFTLCLNDRAPLEESRKWGIYFIINLLFKTYFKLNSASLSRTILKTLSAYRGDMPALSAFPKSQRVTFKFYEGVLFFLEENYIEAEKYLVEAWELCHKDANANLERILTYLIPCRLLTTHVLPTKALLEPFPRLQKLFLPLAQCIRKGDLRAFDIALQEGEDEFVKRRIYLTLERGRDIALRNLLRKVFIAGGFDELKEGETTPVRRTRVPVAEFRAAICMGSGGELVDTDEVECLLANMIYKDLMKGYIARERGIVVLSKKGAFPGTGV; encoded by the exons ATGAACGACTTGTTCAAAGGCTTCGCAAAAGCCCATGCTGAGCAGAACGGATACCTGCTCGCGGCAACGCTCTCTCCAATAGCCTCATCAGGAAATCCTCAGCGACTAAGGTTAATATGGAAGAGCAGCCATTCGTCTAGCGTCAAAGGCGATATCAAACACTTCATCAAGTCAAATTCATCTCATCAGCGAAGTCTTGATCACGAGGAAGTGAAGGGTTGGGTCGAGGTGTACGCCGCATATTGGAATGCTATTGGGGATGTTGTTGCTGTAGAAGATGGCAAG TCAACATGGACCAAGGTTTACGAATCCTGGAAGGATGTAACATCCGCGCTGATCCGAGGCTATAACAACTTTGGCTTCGAAGCGTGGACAATCCCGTGTTTATATGTAATTGGAAAATATTTGAGACTATTTGCCATCAGATCCGACACGGAGCGTAGCCGCAGTGCTGGTGACAATTCGGGGGGAACCGCCCTCATACAGGATGATTTTGACCCAGAGACCGAAAAACAAAGTCAATTAAGAGATTGCGAGCAGCACCTAAAGAGAATATTCACCCTTTGTCTCAACGACAG AGCCCCGCTCGAAGAATCCAGGAAATGGGGTATCTACTTCATTATCAACCTGCTGTTCAAAACATATTTCAAGCTAAACTCTGCTTCGCTCTCACGAACTATTCTAAAGACATTAAGCGCATACAGGGGAGATATGCCAGCATTGTCGGCCTTTCCAAAGTCACAGAGAGtcacttttaagttttacgagggagttttatttttcttggaGGAAAATTATATCGAG GCCGAGAAATATCTTGTCGAAGCATGGGAACTCTGTCACAAGGACGCGAATGCAAATTTAGA GCGAATACTGACCTATCTCATCCCTTGCCGCCTTCTTACAACCCATGTGCTGCCCACAAAGGCACTCTTGGAGCCATTTCCTCGCCTACAAAAACTGTTCCTGCCCCTAGCCCAATGCATCAGAAAAGGCGATCTTCGCGCTTTTGACATTGCCTTGCAGGAAGGCGAGGATGAGTTTGTCAAGAGGCGCATTTACCTTACGCTCGAGCGTGGGCGTGATATCGCCTTGCGAAATCTACTACGCAAGGTTTTCATCGCAGGCGGATTTGACGAGCTCAAAGAGGGCGAGACCACGCCAGTACGCCGTACACGGGTACCTGTCGCGGAATTCCGCGCAGCTATCTGCATGGGGAGCGGAGGAGAGCTGGTTGACACAGATGAGGTTGAGTGCCTATTGGCGAACATGATTTATAAA GATCTGATGAAAGGCTATATTGCCCGCGAGCGAGGCATCGTAGTCTTATCTAAGAAAGGCGCTTTCCCAGGCACTGGTGTCTAA
- the RPL20A gene encoding 60S ribosomal protein L20A has protein sequence MGRLQEYEVIGRHLPTEANPTPAMYRMTIFAPNETVAKSRYWYFLRGLKKVKKATGEIVSIKAIHEKHPEKVKNFGIWLRYDSRSGTHNMYKEYRELTRTDAVESLYSDMAARHRARFRSIHILRVVEVEKTADIKRPYIKQLVTKNLKFPLPHRIAKTSTQKLFSAKRPSTFA, from the exons ATGG GTCGCCTTCAAGAGTACGAGGTCATCGGGCGCCACTTGCCCACCGAGGCCAACCCTACCCCGGCCATGTACCGGATGACCATCTTCGCCCCTAACGAGACTGTCGCCAAGTCCCGTTACTGGTACTTCTTGCGTGGTCTCAAGAAGGTCAAGAAGGCCACTGGTGAGATCGTCAGCATCAAGGCG ATCCACGAGAAGCACCCCGAGAAGGTCAAGAACTTCGGTATCTGGCTGCGATACGATTCTCGATCTGGTACCCACAACATGTACAAGGAGTACCGCGAGCTGACCAGAACCGATGCCGTCGAGTCCCTGTACTCTGACATGGCTGCTCGCCACCGTGCCCGTTTCAGGTCTATCCAC ATTCTCCGTGTCGTTGAGGTTGAGAAGACCGCCGACATCAAGCGCCCCTACATCAAGCAGCTCGTCACCAAGAACCTCAAGTTCCCTCTCCCCCACCGTATTGCCAAGACCAGCACCCAGAAGCTGTTCAGCGCGAAGCGACCTTCCACTTTCGCTTAA
- a CDS encoding uncharacterized protein (EggNog:ENOG41), with translation MAQTNDSSAPLEWVTVKTTLPKAYPAMSTREPIRSERLILRPYTATDVKDFHLLRLQPEVMKWTGQGRPDKDLEETTKCLENRLPGSASGESAYEFAICLAETGEMIGTGGSHMRVGELGWPVIGYMIRSEFWGKGLATELMTTFLKAYWALPREEVDVKVEKSTIVGNETDVQPEHITAITAPDNGASQNVLAKLGFKLARLFEEEDADAPGVKELLHGYAMQRPQV, from the coding sequence ATGGCACAAACCAACGATTCCTCTGCCCCCTTAGAATGGGTCACAGTTAAAACAACCTTGCCAAAAGCATACCCAGCCATGTCAACTCGGGAGCCTATCCGAAGTGAGCGCCTAATCCTCCGGCCATATACCGCAACAGACGTCAAGGACTTTCACCTCCTCCGTCTACAGCCGGAAGTCATGAAGTGGACGGGGCAGGGCAGGCCAGACAAAGATTTGGAAGAGACGACAAAGTGCCTGGAAAACAGGCTACCAGGCTCAGCCAGCGGCGAATCCGCATATGAATTCGCCATCTGCTTGGCAGAGACAGGAGAGATGATTGGCACCGGCGGAAGCCACATGCGAGTCGGCGAGCTTGGTTGGCCTGTAATTGGATACATGATTCGATCCGAATTCTGGGGTAAAGGCCTCGCAACAGAACTCATGACCACCTTCTTGAAAGCCTACTGGGCGCTTCCTCGAGAAGAAGTCGATGTCAAGGTGGAGAAGAGCACGATAGTAGGCAACGAGACCGACGTACAGCCAGAGCACATCACAGCGATTACGGCACCTGACAATGGGGCAAGTCAAAACGTTCTAGCGAAACTTGGATTCAAACTGGCTAGGCTattcgaagaagaagacgctgaTGCTCCGGGCGTTAAGGAGCTCTTGCATGGATATGCGATGCAAAGGCCGCAGGTGTAA
- a CDS encoding uncharacterized protein (EggNog:ENOG41), whose protein sequence is MPRLGNEETLPQIFDDINFDHRASSPYLMDSPIDSPAISSSTYRFSSLINSPTSPIYSSVRALAPSSVTESHNVLKDDEEDLMQPKETEKLSSVSAKPRSSSRLRLATLQETKPKSSAQKLSSSTKRKLRPQQKVEEKGAVRKRGRPATTATTLRKKKTDKGDEATQEAHNGRKEWEVEQIVDSRIDPETMQHWFKVKWKGYTSKHNTWEPKKNLTNCKALLEKYEKAGK, encoded by the exons atgcCTCGGCTGGGTAACGAAGAAACCTTGCCCCA AATTTTCGACGATATTAACTTTGATCACCGAGCCTCATCGCCGTACCTTATGGACTCGCCTATAGATTCTCCTGCAATTTCATCATCGACCTATCGGTTCTCTTCACTAATCAACTCTCCAACCTCGCCGATCTATAGCTCAGTCAGAGCTCTGGCACCCTCTTCAGTGACAGAGAGCCATAATGTCCTgaaggatgatgaagaagatctAATGCAGCCTAAAGAGACGGAAAAGTTGTCATCAGTCTCTGCCAAACCAAGATCCTCATCCAGACTCCGGCTAGCTACTCTTCAAGAGACAAAACCCAAATCATCTGCGCAGAAGCTGTCTTCTTCTACAAAGCGCAAGCTCCGTCCCCAACAAAAAGTTGAAGAGAAAGGTGCAGTTCGAAAGCGTGGTCGCCcagcgacgacggcgacaACGTTACGTAAAAAGAAGACCGATAAGGGAGATGAAGCTACTCAAGAAGCTCATAATGGGCGCAAAGAGTGGGAAGTTGAGCAAATAGTCGACTCCAGGATTGATCCCGAAACGATGCAACACTGGTTCAAGGTCAAATGGAAGGGGTACACAAGCAAGCATAATACATGGGAGCCAAAGAAAAATCTGACCAACTGCAAGGCTCTACTTGAGAAATACGAGAAGGCAGGAAAATGA
- a CDS encoding uncharacterized protein (EggNog:ENOG41), giving the protein MSGLQLGTATGPAKLKAVTELVNKLAEDLDKASLLPKDRDEALEELKIYGRDPRNADPIFTKEGISMLLQYGFQSSSSDTSRAALRVLANSMLLKPETRRMLVDQGFATKACDGLKTDNWDNEFLHSRILLLSTYGTKEHLSNLITERHLAENITENLDRHAQLAATKPQQPQPMEDMALSEILKLLFNVTHFCKDEASHFDTAVPHIAALLWKQDIPSSNPLDSPFGPLVNALINLDISTATNQAAIYPSSEPNKVAARLISLLDIAMATYNDNELEVTVTPLISTMLKISEHAPSSVREYIGSKLLPTAEDRKSVLGRGKTLSARLLKNSTNPMTPALRDAIAHLLFEISDKDASKFVENVGYGFASGFLFKNNVPIPASASTTFNADDSTGAQRMVNPITGQFIDQEKVSELPPMTEDEKLREAERLFVLFERLKKTGVIDVENPVVQAMREGKFRELDDDEVEELD; this is encoded by the exons ATGTCCGGTCTCCAACTGGGCACAGCAACGGGCCCTG CCAAGCTTAAGGCAGTGACTGAACTGGTCAACAAGCTTGCAGAGGATCTTGATAAAGCCTCGCTTCTTCCTAAAG ACCGAGATGAGGCTCTGGAGGAACTCAAGATCTACGGACGAGATCCCCGGAATGCAGATCCTATTTTTACCAAGGAG GGTATCTCTATGCTCTTACAGTATGGTTTCCAAAGCTCGTCCAGTGATACGTCTCGAGCTGCCTTGAGGGTTCTAGCCAATTCCATGTTACTAAAGCCCGAAACACGGCGGATGCTTGTAGATCAGGGATTTGCTACGAAAGCCTGTGATGGGCTTAAGACCGATAACTGGGATAATGAGTTTCTTCATTCCCGCATCTTACTGCTTTCCACTTATGGTACTAAAGAGCATCTAAGTAATCTTATTACTGAGCGCCATCTGGCTGAGAATATCACGGAGAATCTCGATCGCCATGCTCAGCTTGCTGCTACCAAGCCCCAGCAGCCACAACCTATGGAAGACATGGCGCTCTCCGAAATTCTAAAACTTCTCTTCAACGTCACTCACTTTTGTAAAGATGAAGCTTCTCACTTCGATACCGCCGTTCCACACATCGCTGCATTATTATGGAAACAAGATATCCCAAGTTCCAATCCCCTGGACTCGCCCTTTGGACCTCTAGTCAACGCTCTAATCAATCTTGATATATCTACAGCCACAAACCAAGCTGCTATATACCCCAGCTCTGAACCAAACAAAGTTGCTGCCAGGCTAATATCTCTCCTCGATATCGCAATGGCAACTTATAACGATAATGAACTTGAAGTCACTGTCACTCCTCTAATCAGCACGATGCTCAAGATTAGCGAGCATGCTCCTAGCTCGGTGCGCGAGTATATCGGCAGCAAACTGCTGCCAACTGCAGAGGATCGTAAATCAGTCCTCGGCAGAGGTAAGACGCTCTCTGCAAGATTGCTGAAGAATTCTACCAATCCAATGACACCCGCGCTGCGAGATGCAATTGCCCACCTTCTATTCGAGATATCGGATAAAGACGCATCAAAATTTGTAGAGAATGTCGGATACGGATTTGCTTCTGGCTTTTTGTTCAAGAACAACGTACCCATTCCCGCAAGTGCGTCAACGACCTTCAACGCAGACGACTCCACGGGTGCCCAAAGGATGGTGAATCCCATAACTGGACAGTTCATAGACCAGGAAAAGGTTTCAGAACTGCCACCAATGACtgaagatgagaagctgCGCGAGGCAGAAAGGTTATTTGTGCTCTTTGAACG ACTTAAGAAGACTGGCGTCATAGACGTTGAGAATCCTGTTGTGCAAGCAATGCGCGAAGGGAAATTCCGTGAActtgatgacgacgaggttGAAGAGCTTGACTGA
- a CDS encoding uncharacterized protein (EggNog:ENOG41) has product MASSVAPAPASNLETLLPRPPTPPREAAKDSDGLQTPPTANTPTSTDAPDSKLMSSRTRKKVVWSAHTEYKDPVDYRSIDKIPRSSPLSVPSPASRPIKGILKPSSSPSRLALTSSGDFDATSGQPNIIEMLDSTIKQLAGSDRDSKLDAYMMLSRALKASNNLPDRVALQDKMSLFMQFIQRDITSKSGTGAPDSSLINHALTLLATFLHFPAIASTLTSDFGIFVIDHSIRAFEDANTPKDVARHLMQVVAFQNFSSKVMTSDRVGRLVTAMYQIEDHLTGKSIVMSRIHIYRRLVKQSSLHMVTHSNWLQNVLADMLSSVKDIRAQAVGLATEAGFALRSEKQLMRKASEIFQTTNEDQAYIEFYIHRLQEMLRDRSSASAVPQIWSAIILYMRCPLERWQYYGPWLTLVQSAFNTTDFPTKQEANFAWNRYIYLTLVDSKATPKNLGTLCQPLLSQLRRRANPKQLEEAVKLQRTVIGGICNLYYYAFAPGNVKFPPDSIWDVAVQPVLSQLISLDGKPEIPGDCLMQAGRILTSLMDVATPRIWRHDRIMETTPAKPDELPPLDSKWVRRNCDKVFQTVGPLLEKRFLDLANKDSLIFRLWHALVGSIAAASAKDIKVSEDTAKFFAHAFGLLSRMWLAGIPEADNSHGPAFLSSIKNFIEVLVKALGMLPFTEKRLAMTVGNTFEPIATPSQNQSRPSSLGTIRTPLQHLFCLLASVPSGGADDEALSDFFLSVFEPFFLGKATQARLELSNELLQLLPRASPSPYGPWLLGAQNLSLSLENSEAASSLNGSGKMLGLKYRDITSLLERGLFGHPHLPLDRWFALFAQLSENVVRQLGDAGRALAVIEPLAKELLACLDRGEEKPSATSLKAIRSLFDAAKLPRDKTALNTARQRLWGASVVAARAGSSDPFDNLYKLGNQTLETFYGNFAIFDSDNDIVPIIESIKSFLVRCFSQSGVKAFTKVEAGLCMWIEDDKSCYEHDEESLLSKALIHTWDGISKGLAGRRQLTKDEFDEIEPLLTSAFRSKLPTIVDKAIELWNVLARDEERLDCSDSLKSVASNAGSKKQLVESKGSGKTGGAFGAQASSSKASPDETNLVVLSLNSSRQAEPASISKMPTRMSTRKRRMEETPESSRTKTARRTSTPRLRHDNSQIQFTLVASSSPIPEDGSQHLTERQKEVRERQRETEAIYSDMRTSSPLPAKESSPIPDEKVDSTDKQAEEATPRHTTSYDNLISSTPTPRRGQLLNMDDNDPPSSPPIPRPYPLLSEIKSRSLAGSSLDSWEFSSPPGSPEPGNQEALLDIQLPGEKSTKTSTRKADTRAKSIDASLRDIIPSSLGEEESSSSDLTELSDRNASSSPDPPPQLLETPTKKRLVREAARVEDSPKSVDDEFVDARSSPEKPSLVQANDTSFALSEGDETRMMKLAEELESGDRAGLQEERNAEDSFDKRPSVQSAEARAPSPPMTRGAAKRFPSVIIPPISAESLGNGEGGSKRKRKRGGSRQSNSRSKKQKSEQKSENVEEAKEGEVLVITEKEPPETPSVGVETRGSARRHSEQRQREDKTSRSQRRSSKRNKKARSEETDDEVMSQLVNESQAVTESQKSSKDAGEEVPDTDDGPRQPTERVDVKAMAEDKAESEPQAKILTIMETLQTSLAHLRDVALPRSEVYKMEDMLMDLKRELFEAERRGREST; this is encoded by the exons atggcatctTCAGTAGCCCCGGCTCCAGCTTCCAATCTCGAGACGCTTCTACCGCGGCCACCGACGCCACCGCGAGAAGCAGCCAAAGACAGCGACGG TCTCCAGACTCCGCCAACTGCGAACACCCCGACCTCGACCGATGCGCCTGATTCAAAGTTGATGTCTAGTCGGACAAGGAAGAAAGTTGTATGGTCAGCACATACCGAGTACAAGGACCCAGTTGACTATCGATCAATCGACAAGATTCCCAGATCCTCCCCCCTCTCGGTTCCTTCGCCGGCTTCCAGACCTATCAAAGGCATTCTCAAACCTTCATCTTCCCCGAGCCGTCTCGCTTTGACGTCTAGTGGTGATTTTGATGCGACTTCAGGCCAGCCCAATATAATCGAAATGTTGGATTCAACCATAAAGCAGCTGGCCGGCTCTGACCGAGATTCGAAACTTGATGCCTATATGATGCTTTCAAGAGCCCTGAAGGCCTCTAATAACCTTCCCGATCGAGTTGCCTTGCAAGACAAGATGAGCCTGTTCATGCAATTCATCCAGCGCGATATTACGTCCAAAAGTGGCACTGGAGCCCCCGATTCTTCATTAATCAATCATGCTCTGACGCTTCTCGCTACGTTTCTCCATTTCCCCGCCATCGCCTCGACCCTCACTTCCGATTTTGGAATCTTCGTTATCGACCACTCTATCCGCGCGTTCGAAGACGCTAATACTCCCAAGGATGTTGCTCGACATCTGATGCAAGTTGTTGCGTTCCAAAATTTTTCCTCCAAAGTTATGACATCTGACCGAGTGGGACGGTTGGTCACTGCGATGTATCAAATAGAAGACCATCTCACGGGCAAGAGCATCGTCATGAGCAGAATACACATATATAGGCGTCTGGTCAAGCAGTCAAGCTTGCATATGGTTACCCACTCAAACTGGCTCCAGAACGTGCTTGCAGATATGCTAAGCTCTGTCAAGGATATTCGGGCCCAGGCCGTTGGCCTCGCCACCGAAGCTGGATTTGCCCTGCGATCTGAGAAGCAGTTGATGCGAAAAGCTAGCGAGATATTCCAAACAACAAATGAGGATCAAGCCTATATCGAATTCTATATCCACAGGTTACAGGAAATGCTCAGAGACAGGTCAAGCGCTTCAGCTGTGCCGCAGATATGGAGCGCCATTATTCTTTATATGCGATGCCCTTTGGAGAGGTGGCAATACTATGGCCCTTGGCTAACTCTTGTCCAATCTGCTTTCAACACAACAGATTTTCCCACGAAACAAGAGGCAAACTTTGCCTGGAATAGGTACATCTATCTTACCTTGGTCGATAGCAAAGCTACCCCAAAGAACCTTGGAACCCTCTGCCAGCCCCTGCTAAGCCAGCTTCGGAGACGTGCAAATCCTAAGCAATTAGAAGAAGCTGTGAAGCTCCAAAGGACAGTCATTGGCGGTATATGCAATCTATACTACTATGCGTTTGCCCCAGGCAATGTCAAGTTCCCTCCTGATTCGATATGGGATGTTGCTGTCCAGCCTGTGTTGTCACAACTCATCAGTCTGGATGGTAAGCCCGAAATTCCGGGCGATTGTCTTATGCAGGCTGGCCGTATCTTGACAAGTCTTATGGACGTAGCCACACCTCGGATTTGGAGACACGATCGTATCATGGAGACAACTCCCGCGAAACCTGATGAACTCCCGCCCCTGGACTCAAAGTGGGTGAGGCGGAATTGTGATAAGGTCTTCCAAACGGTTGGCCCCCTTTTAGAGAAAAGGTTTCTCGACTTGGCCAATAAGGATTCTTTGATATTCCGCCTATGGCATGCACTGGTCGGCTCAATTGCGGCCGCTTCCGCGAAGGATATCAAAGTATCAGAAGATACCGCCAAATTCTTCGCTCACGCATTTGGTCTACTGTCCAGGATGTGGCTGGCTGGGATACCCGAAGCTGATAATTCACATGGCCCGGCGTTTCTATCTAGCATTAAGAATTTCATCGAAGTACTTGTTAAAGCCCTGGGTATGCTGCCCTTTACCGAAAAGAGGCTTGCTATGACGGTTGGTAATACTTTTGAACCTATTGCCACACCATCCCAAAATCAGAGTCGACCAAGTTCTCTAGGTACCATTCGAACTCCATTGCAGCACCTCTTTTGCTTGCTGGCTTCTGTCCCATCGGGCGGTGCTGATGACGAAGCCTTATCCGACTTTTTTCTATCCGTTTTTGagcccttttttcttggtAAAGCAACACAAGCTCGCTTAGAGCTATCCAatgagcttcttcagctgttACCTCGAGCGTCTCCATCCCCCTACGGACCTTGGCTATTAGGCGCACAAAATCTATCTCTTTCACTTGAGAATAGCGAAGCTGCGTCCAGTTTGAATGGAAGCGGTAAAATGCTAGGACTGAAATATCGAGACATAACCTCCTTGCTTGAACGCGGACTCTTCGGGcaccctcatcttcctcttgatCGGTGGTTTGCGTTATTTGCACAGCTGTCTGAAAATGTGGTCCGGCAACTGGGTGATGCTGGGCGAGCACTCGCTGTTATCGAGCCCCTGGCAAAAGAGCTGTTAGCCTGTCTTGATCGCGGCGAAGAGAAGCCGTCTGCAACCTCTCTTAAGGCAATACGCTCACTCTTcgatgctgccaagctgccaCGCGATAAAACTGCTCTAAATACTGCTCGGCAGCGGTTATGGGGAGCTTCCGTAGTCGCCGCCCGAGCAGGTTCGTCTGATCCGTTTGATAACCTCTACAAACTTGGGAACCAAACTTTAGAAACTTTCTACGGCAACTTTGCCATTTTCGATTCAGACAATGACATTGTACCTATTATCGAGAGTATTAAGAGCTTCTTAGTGAGATGTTTCTCTCAGTCAGGCGTTAAAGCCTTTACGAAAGTCGAAGCTGGCCTATGCATGTGGATTGAGGATGATAAATCATGTTATGAACATGATGAAGAGTCACTTCTCTCAAAAGCT CTCATTCACACATGGGATGGAATATCAAAGGGGCTTGCTGGCCGGAGACAACTGACAAAAGATGAATTTGACGAGATAGAACCACTTCTGACGTCTGCATTCAGAAGCAAACTTCCCACTATTGTTGACAAGGCAATCGAACTGTGGAATGTGCTAGCTAGGGATGAAGAGAGGCTAGACTGCTCAGACAGCTTGAAATCAGTGGCGTCGAATGCTGGCTCAAAGAAACAGCTCGTGGAATCGAAAGGATCTGGAAAAACCGGCGGGGCGTTCGGAGCccaagcttcttcatcaaagGCATCGCCAGACGAAACAAATCTCGTTGTGCTCTCTTTAAATTCATCTCGCCAGGCCGAGCCAGCTTCCATTTCGAAAATGCCCACACGTATGTCAACTCGAAAACGTCGCATGGAAGAAACCCCCGAATCCAGCCGTACAAAGACAGCGAGGCGAACTAGCACTCCTCGACTCCGTCATGACAATTCTCAAATCCAATTTACTCTCGTTGCCTCATCGTCTCCGATCCCTGAAGATGGTTCGCAACACCTCACGGAAAGACAGAAAGAAGTACGAGAAAGGCAGCGTGAAACAGAAGCCATCTACTCAGACATGCGGACAAGCTCTCCACTTCCTGCCAAAGAGAGCTCGCCCATACCGGATGAGAAGGTGGATTCTACTGACAAGCAAGCGGAAGAAGCGACTCCACGCCACACCACGTCTTACGATAACCTAATCAGCTCAACACCAACCCCAAGACGTGGCCAACTCCTGAACATGGATGATAACGATCCTCCGTCCTCACCTCCCATTCCACGGCCATACCCGCTCCTTTCAGAGATTAAGTCTCGCTCTCTGGCTGGCAGCTCATTGGATAGCTGGGAATTTTCATCACCTCCAGGGTCGCCAGAACCCGGTAACCAAGAAGCATTATTAGATATTCAATTGCCTGGGGAGAAGTCGACAAAGACATCTACTAGGAAAGCAGACACAAGAGCTAAAAGTATTGATGCTAGCTTGAGAGATATTATTCCTTCTagccttggagaagaagaatcttcATCCTCAGACTTGACAGAATTATCGGATCGAAACGCGTCGTCTTCGCCAGATCCACCACCACAACTTCTCGAAACCCCGACCAAGAAACGGCTGGTTCGCGAGGCTGCTCGCGTGGAAGATAGTCCGAAATCGGTCGACGACGAATTTGTTGATGCTAGGAGCAGTCCCGAAAAGCCCTCATTAGTACAGGCCAATGACACATCGTTCGCGCTCAGCGAAGGAGATGAAACTCGAATGATGAAACTTGCAGAGGAGCTTGAATCGGGTGACCGCGCAGGCCTacaggaagagagaaacgcTGAAGACAGTTTTGATAAACGACCCAGCGTACAGTCAGCAGAAGCTCGAGCACCATCGCCTCCAATGACTCGTGGGGCAGCTAAGCGCTTCCCCTCGGTCATCATCCCGCCTATTTCTGCGGAATCTCTTGGCAATGGTGAAGGAGggagcaaaagaaagagaaagcgagGAGGTTCTCGGCAAAGCAACAGCCGttcaaagaagcaaaagtcGGAGCAAAAGTCAGAGAACgtagaagaggcaaaagagggagaagtaCTGGTGATAACCGAAAAGGAACCTCCTGAAACTCCTTCTGTGGGAGTAGAGACCAGGGGAAGCGCACGAAGACATAgcgagcagcgccagcgagaGGACAAGACTTCACGGTCACAAAGACGATCAAGCAAGCGAAATAAGAAAGCGCGAAGTGAAGAAACGGACGATGAGGTGATGTCACAGCTGGTGAACGAATCCCAAGCAGTGACCGAGAGCCAGAAATCAAGCAAAGATGCAGGAGAGGAAGTACCAGACACTGATGATGGTCCCCGTCAACCAACAGAACGCGTGGATGTGAAAGCCATGGCGGAAGACAAGGCGGAGAGTGAGCCACAAGCCAAGATCTTGACAATCATGGAAACGCTACAAACCAGCTTGGCGCATTTACGCGATGTAGCGCTGCCTCGAAGCGAAGTATATAAGATGGAAGACATGTTGATGGATTTGAAGCGAGAGTTATTCGAAGCAGAGAGACGAGGAAGGGAGAGCACTTAG